The DNA segment CAGGATCCCGCCGGGTGAACGCGGCAAGATCCTCGGGGGTGCACTGCAGGCGGTCAGCTACAAAGGGAATTACTACGGGTTTCCCTGGATCCTCGACACCAAGTACTTCTATTACAACGAGGACATGCTCAGGAGGGCGGGTATCAAGCGCGCACCTGCGACCTGGGATGAGGTGGTGGCCACGGCGAAGGCTGTAAAGTCGAAGGGGATAATAAAGTATCCGCTGGTATGGAGCTGGGCGCAGGCCGAGGCGCTCATCTGCGACTACACCCAGCTGCTTGGGGCTTTCGGCGGGCGTTTTTTCGACGGCTCGGGAAACCCTGCCTTCAACACCGGAGGCGGGCTCGCGGCGCTCAAGTTCATGAAGATGACGCTGGATGAAGGGCTCACCAACCCATCTTCCATAACCTCGATCGAGGACGATGTGCGCAAGGTCGTCTCCCAGGGACAGGCGGCCATGGCGCTCAACTGGACCTACATGTTCGCGCTCGCGAACGATCCCAAACAGAGCAGGGTCGCCGGGAAGATCCGGATAGCGCACACCCCCAGAGGACCGGGGGGTGCCCCGGGGGTCAACGGGAGCATGGGGCTCGCGATCACACGGGGTAGCCAGAACCAAGACGCGGCCTGGAGGTACATACAGTTCATCGCGAGTCAGAAGATACAGGACAGGTACGCCAAGCTTTCGCTTCCGGTCTGGAAGAGCTCCTACGACGAGAAGCAGGTAATCGACGCCCTGCCACAGGTGGTACCGGTGGCCAAGAAGCAACTGAACAACATGATCCTGCGACCGCAGGTCGCCAGCTACAACGACTTCTCGCATGAGCTACAGGTGCAGATACAGCTGGCGCTCAAGGGCAAGAAGTCACCCGAGCAGGCCCTGGACGACGCCGCCAGGGCTACGGCCTCGATCCTGAAGAGCTCCTGAGATCATGGGTGTCGTGCAGACCAAGGAGGCCCGTCCGGCCGTCCCGCGAGGTGGTGGGCCGTGGCGCAGGCTCTTTTCCCGTGAAGGCCCCACGGCGGTTGTGCTCCTTCTGCCGAGCCTGATCGTCGTCTTCGGCATCATCATCTATCCTCTGCTGAAGACCCTCTACACCTCTTTCTTCGCCGTCGACAGCGCGTTCCCCGGACACTACCCTTTCGTGGGCCTCGGGAACTACGCGCACGTCCTCAGAACGGGCGAGTTCTGGGATGCGGTGGGACATACGGCGTACTTTACGGTTCTCACGACCTTCCTCGAGGTCTTTTTCGGGCTCCTCATCGGGCTCCTGCTCAACACCGACCTCAAGGGGCGCTGGCTCTTCCGTTCGATCGTCATACTCCCTTGGGCCCTGCCGACGATCGTCAACGGGGCGATGTGGCGTTGGATCTTCAACGCCGACTACGGGGCGCTGAACGCCCTGCTCACCCAGTTGCACATCATCTCCCACTACAAGGCTTGGCTCGGCGATCCGTGGACCGCGCTCAACATGGTCGCCGTCGCCGACATCTGGAAGAACACACCGCTGGCGGCTTTCTTCATCCTGGCGGCGCTGCAGACCATACCCGGTGATCTCTACGAGGCCGCGAGGGTGGATGGGGCCGGCAGGCTCAGGAGCTTCTTCAGCATAACGCTGCCGCTGCTCATGCCGACGATAGTCATCATCCTGGTGCTCAGGACCATGGAGGCCTTCAAGGTCTTCGACATCATCTACGTCATGACCGGGGGAGGACCGGCCAACGGGACCGAGACCGTAGCCTACTACACCTACGTCGAGGCCTTCTCGAACCAGCTCTTCGGCGAGGGTGCGGCGCTGGCCTACATCATCGCGATCTTCATCCTGTTCTTCGCGATCATCTACATGAGGATGCTGCAGAGAGGAGAGGTGGAGTACTAGAGACATGAGAGATTCGTTGGGTTACAGGGTCTTCATCCACGCCGCCGCCGTCGTCGTAGCGGTGGCCGTGCTGGCTCCCTTTGCGTGGCTCCTGATCTCGAGCATCGCCGCACCGGCGGATCTGCTCTCGCGGCCGCTGCACTGGATACCGGCCCATCCTTCCCTCTCGCGTTACGAGAACGTGCTCTTCAACCCCCAGAACGGCTCGGCGGCCACCTTCCGGGCGGGGATGAGAAACAGCGCGATCGTAGCGGCCAGCTCGGTCGCGATCTCGCTCGGCGTGGGGATCTTCGGCGCCTATGCCTTCGCCCAGCTCAGGTTCCGCTTCCGCAGAGCCATCCTGCTGCTCTTCCTCTCTACCTACATGCTGCCACCGATCGCACTGGTCATCTCGCTCTACCTTACGATGGCCCGCCTGCACCTGCTTGACACCAGGCTGGGGCTCATCCTGGTGTACTGCTCGTTCATCACCCCGTTCGTGCTCTGGATAATGAGCGGCTACTTCCAGAGCATCCCCAAGGAACTCGAGGACGCCGCACGCATCGACGGCTGCACCAGGATCGGAGCCCTCTTCCGGGTGATCCTTCCGCTGGCACGCTCCGGGATTCTCGCCACGGCACTGTTTGGTTTTCTCTTAGCCTGGGACGAGTTCCTTTACGCCCTGATCTTCACCTCATCGCTCAA comes from the Rubrobacter calidifluminis genome and includes:
- a CDS encoding extracellular solute-binding protein encodes the protein MRRGTYTRGEFLGLGVAGAVILAGCGGGQGGSKGGGTTTLNALFMQQAAYSSDNVNSMTKAFEKQNPGIKVNPTFVAYEALHDKIITAAPAGSYDVVLMDVIWPAEFATKKIVAKTTGRIPPGERGKILGGALQAVSYKGNYYGFPWILDTKYFYYNEDMLRRAGIKRAPATWDEVVATAKAVKSKGIIKYPLVWSWAQAEALICDYTQLLGAFGGRFFDGSGNPAFNTGGGLAALKFMKMTLDEGLTNPSSITSIEDDVRKVVSQGQAAMALNWTYMFALANDPKQSRVAGKIRIAHTPRGPGGAPGVNGSMGLAITRGSQNQDAAWRYIQFIASQKIQDRYAKLSLPVWKSSYDEKQVIDALPQVVPVAKKQLNNMILRPQVASYNDFSHELQVQIQLALKGKKSPEQALDDAARATASILKSS
- a CDS encoding carbohydrate ABC transporter permease, translating into MRDSLGYRVFIHAAAVVVAVAVLAPFAWLLISSIAAPADLLSRPLHWIPAHPSLSRYENVLFNPQNGSAATFRAGMRNSAIVAASSVAISLGVGIFGAYAFAQLRFRFRRAILLLFLSTYMLPPIALVISLYLTMARLHLLDTRLGLILVYCSFITPFVLWIMSGYFQSIPKELEDAARIDGCTRIGALFRVILPLARSGILATALFGFLLAWDEFLYALIFTSSLNSKTIPVAIAEFTGRHTVNFGMQATGGILASLPPLAIAFVFQRYLVGGLASGAVKG
- a CDS encoding carbohydrate ABC transporter permease, with the protein product MGVVQTKEARPAVPRGGGPWRRLFSREGPTAVVLLLPSLIVVFGIIIYPLLKTLYTSFFAVDSAFPGHYPFVGLGNYAHVLRTGEFWDAVGHTAYFTVLTTFLEVFFGLLIGLLLNTDLKGRWLFRSIVILPWALPTIVNGAMWRWIFNADYGALNALLTQLHIISHYKAWLGDPWTALNMVAVADIWKNTPLAAFFILAALQTIPGDLYEAARVDGAGRLRSFFSITLPLLMPTIVIILVLRTMEAFKVFDIIYVMTGGGPANGTETVAYYTYVEAFSNQLFGEGAALAYIIAIFILFFAIIYMRMLQRGEVEY